A genomic stretch from Lathyrus oleraceus cultivar Zhongwan6 chromosome 2, CAAS_Psat_ZW6_1.0, whole genome shotgun sequence includes:
- the LOC127123714 gene encoding uncharacterized protein LOC127123714, which produces MHSRIGKWTLALTKFYLAFKPLKAMKGQIVADFIVDHAMVESSLNMVDATSWRMYFDGSSHKDGMGVGVLILSPQVGPTKFKYRTSEKCSNNEAEYEALIVGLRLLKGMGASRIEVRGDSKLVVKQITREYRCIKGSLMKYFVTVTQLLEHFKVADIRHIPRNENQEANELAQITSGYKMSKSTLQDMIEVREKMVSRTPLTEDILDKSDNRDREWQETYGVDEAWEHGVFAVNSSSPTDWRKSIIEYLENPVGGTNRKTKYMALSYVWSGNKLLKKTP; this is translated from the coding sequence ATGCATAGTAGAATTGGGAAATGGACACTGGCATTAACAAAGTTTTATCTAGCATTCAAACCTTTAAAGGCCATGAAAGGCCAGATCGTGGCGGATTTTATAGTGGATCATGCCATGGTCGAATCATCTCTGAACATGGTCGATGCCACATCATGGCGTATGTATTTTGACGGATCGAGTCACAAAGACGGAATGGGAGTCGGGGTATTGATATTATCCCCTCAGGTTGGTCCGACGAAGTTTAAGTACAGGACCAGTGAAAAGTGTTCCAATAATGAAGCCGAATATGAGGCTTTAATAGTTGGTCTTCGACTTTTGAAAGGGATGGGAGCCAGTCGAATTGAAGTAAGGGGAGACTCGAAGCTGGTAGTAAAGCAAATTACACGCGAATATAGGTGCATCAAGGGGAGTCTGATGAAGTATTTTGTGACTGTGACACAGCTACTAGAACATTTTAAAGTTGCAGACATAAGACATATACCCAGAAATGAAAACCAAGAAGCCAATGAGTTGGCTCAAATCACTTCGGGGTATAAGATGTCTAAGTCAACATTACAAGATATGATAGAGGTTCGAGAGAAAATGGTGTCGAGAACACCATTGACAGAAGATATCCTCGACAAGAGTGACAATCGTGATAGAGAATGGCAGGAAACCTATGGAGTCGATGAGGCCTGGGAACATGGAGTTTTCGCTGTCAACAGTTCATCGCCAACAGATTGGAGGAAGTCGATTATTGAATATTTAGAGAATCCAGTCGGAGGTACTAACAGGAAAACCAAGTACATGGCTTTAAGTTATGTGTGGTCAGGAAACAAATTGCTGAAGAAGACACCATAA
- the LOC127123713 gene encoding uncharacterized protein LOC127123713 → MAVNKVFIDGGAVVNLMPYTQFKKMGQGDEDLRQHNMVLLNYEGKTSNIMGVVQVDLVVGTITRSTLFMVIDSKANFNLLLGREWIHGIWVVPSMVHQRLIISRKDDIIENIEANQSYYRVDDRGSKRSFDQHLANIASCDDESGSYTSVKTG, encoded by the coding sequence ATGGCGGTGAACAAGGTTTTTATCGACGGAGGTGCTGTAGTCAATCTGATGCCCTATACTCAGTTTAAGAAAATGGGACAGGGTGACGAAGATCTTCGACAACACAACATGGTCCTATTAAACTACGAAGGGAAAACCAGCAATATAATGGGGGTTGTTCAGGTCGACCTCGTTGTGGGCACGATAACACGCTCAACACTATTCATGGTGATAGATTCAAAAGCCAATTTCAATTTACTCTTGGGTCGAGAATGGATCCATGGGATATGGGTTGTACCATCGATGGTCCACCAGAGGCTTATAATATCGCGAAAGGACGACATCATAGAAAATATTGAGGCCAACCAAAGTTATTATCGGGTCGATGATAGGGGTTCCAAGAGGTCTTTCGACCAACACTTGGCGAATATAGCGTCATGTGATGACGAGTCGGGCTCATATACTTCCGTCAAAACTGGTTGA